In Brettanomyces nanus chromosome 3, complete sequence, a single genomic region encodes these proteins:
- a CDS encoding uncharacterized protein (BUSCO:EOG09343CKC) translates to MKADYYELLGVTNSADDSELKKGFRKRALKYHPDKNSSDDAAILFNEIRVAYETLTDPQERAWYDSHKYQVLAEAEDISGDDADTDNSTVYYSGTTVQDIEKYFNDGMYTKFNDSASGFYQIINVLVTRISSEEVSSGKKQGLPGFQSFKDDTTMSNACDASELMYPRFGNSRSEYGNDVRLFYKAWTNFQSIKTFTWFDEYRYSTAPDRRTRRLMEKENKKRRQQARKEYNEIIRKWISYIKHRDPRVTPIIQRKYEKDRVKKQQKDLKRQAQKERQQRKEEDSEYVEQDWQTIDADELADIEQQLDKLYNEEDMLNGEKVDEEDFNRDIYECVVCDKVFKSEEQLKDHERSKKHIKKLRRLKWEMRQEGVELGIDDKGFLDEETEEELFDDALEEMVEEELDDEESVVDESALKDHSAVDEGNKTIKEPANISDSLEAAVDENLDDLDNSSLSRLQLSGDEASSAASESKTRGSNRSKDMKLQELSAILNGTTLESDSDDDWSTGNKKSRKSKRKGRSKPSSGSNSHAPPSAADGCESSWVCAVCGKSFFSRNKLFQHVNDTGHVAPPSKVKKGKKKNRN, encoded by the coding sequence ATGAAGGCAGACTACTATGAGCTTCTTGGTGTTACAAACTCTGCCGATGATTCGGAGCTAAAGAAAGGTTTCCGAAAGAGAGCTCTCAAGTACCATCCTGATAAAAATTCCAGTGATGATGCTGCTATACTGTTCAATGAAATACGAGTGGCGTATGAAACTTTGACAGATCCGCAGGAAAGAGCATGGTATGATTCTCATAAGTATCAGGTTTTGGCCGAAGCCGAAGATATTAGTGGAGATGATGCAGATACTGATAATAGTACTGTATACTATTCAGGAACTACTGTTCAAGATATAGAGAAGTACTTCAATGACGGAATGTATACGAAATTTAATGACTCAGCGTCTGGGTTTTATCAAATCATCAATGTTCTTGTGACGAGAATTTCgagtgaagaagtttcttctggaaagaagcaagGATTACCAGGGTTCCAGTCTTTTAAAGACGATACCACTATGTCCAATGCATGCGATGCAAGTGAGTTGATGTATCCAAGGTTTGGCAACTCGAGATCTGAATATGGAAATGATGTTCGGCTGTTTTACAAGGCATGGACAAActttcaaagtatcaagaCGTTTACCTGGTTTGATGAGTATAGGTACTCTACGGCACCTGATAGAAGAACTAGACGATTaatggagaaagaaaataagaagagaagacagCAGGCTCGTAAAGAGTATAACGAGATCATTCGTAAGTGGATATCATATATTAAGCACAGAGATCCTCGTGTGACTCCCATTATTCAGAGGAAGTACGAGAAAGATAGAGTCAAAAAGCAGCAGAAGGACTTGAAAAGGCAAGCTCAAAAAGAGAGACAGCAGagaaaggaggaagattcAGAGTATGTCGAACAAGATTGGCAGACTATTGATGCTGATGAATTGGCAGATATAGAGCAGCAGTTGGATAAGCTCTATAACGAAGAGGATATGCTCAATGGAgagaaagttgatgaagaagacttCAATAGAGACATTTATGAATGTGTGGTCTGTGACAAGGTATTCAAAAGTGAAGAGCAATTAAAAGATCATGAAAGATCTAAGAAGCATATCAAGAAATTAAGAAGACTAAAGTGGGAGATGAGACAGGAAGGAGTAGAGTTGggcattgatgataaagGATTTTTAGATGAAGAGACCGAAGAGGAGCTGTTTGATGATGCACTAGAGGAAATGGTTGAAGAGGAGTTGGACGATGAAGAATCCGTTGTTGATGAATCGGCACTCAAAGATCATTCAGCCGTTGATGAAGGCAACAAGACCATTAAGGAGCCTGCTAATATTTCTGATAGTTTGGAggctgctgttgatgagaatttggatgacTTGGACAATTCAAGCCTCTCTAGATTACAACTATCAGGCGACGAAGcctcttctgctgcttctgaaTCAAAGACAAGAGGTTCTAATAGGTCGAAAGATATGAAGCTGCAAGAACTTTCTGCTATTCTCAATGGCACGACACTGGAATCTGACTCAGATGATGACTGGTCTACGGgaaacaagaagagcagaaagagTAAGAGGAAAGGTAGGAGTAAGCCCAGCTCCGGTTCCAATTCGCATGCTCCCCCCAGTGCTGCTGATGGTTGTGAATCTTCTTGGGTCTGTGCTGTTTGTGGTAAGTCCTTCTTCAGTCGAAATAAGCTTTTCCAGCATGTTAATGATACAGGGCATGTTGCTCCTCCAAGCAAAGTaaagaagggaaagaaaaagaatagAAACTGA
- a CDS encoding uncharacterized protein (BUSCO:EOG09342OSV) produces MVVLAGSICTRGGKPLLSRQFRELSKDRVTSLLANFPTLLSDSTQTQHTSVEDEFVRYVYQPLEEFYVVLMTNKHSNILQDIDTLHLFAQTITSILPSVDEREIFDNCFEIANAFDEIVNLGYKENLSLSQVLTFLEMESHEEKIQEIIERNKELEAAEERKRKATEIFLSNTVSEIRNKEMMRKANMNAYGDNAVLIGQQDYSQANYSRPSAQQQPPALAGSGIRAAPPRKGGLQLGRKASGFGGNSDAQPLLVDPTPTGIGAAASASAVSVASSTAAVTAAKSQIANNGILIITNEKFSAQITRDGSITSSEVKGDLQIRINNTDYAHAKLQLSLNKPDDVNTQFKTHPNIDKALFHSTSEIGMKDPSRAFPSNDQTLGVLRWKSVPKSSVGDANLLIPIMLTTWVNNNNDGTIGLTFEYENLSFKFIDELTIVIPVVNATIDSSDYDNVTLEFGDDGLHVKLTGLTENQEGSLTITCKDVDDEEALFPMELAFDVTKKLEAGDKACQVSVDAVTNTSNDEDLPYDIYYRGVSEGFYIV; encoded by the coding sequence ATGGTTGTGTTGGCCGGATCAATTTGTACACGTGGTGGCAAACCACTTCTCTCTCGTCAATTTAGAGAGTTGTCTAAAGACCGTGTGACGTCTTTGTTGGCAAACTTCCCTACCCTTTTGTCTGATTCCACGCAGACTCAACATACAAGTGTCGAAGACGAATTTGTTAGATATGTCTATCAACCATTGGAGGAATTTTACGTTGTATTAATGACTAACAAGCACTCGAACATCTTGCAGGACATTGATACTTTGCATTTGTTTGCGCAGACGATCACCTCTATTTTACCTAGTGTTGATGAAAGGGAGATTTTTGACAATTGCTTTGAAATCGCTAATGCTTTCGACGAAATCGTCAATCTTGGCTACAAAGAAAACTTGTCGTTGTCTCAGGTGCTCACTttcttggagatggaaTCTCACGAGGAGAAGATACAGGAAAtcatagaaagaaacaaggagTTGGAGGCTGCAGAAGAACGTAAGCGTAAGGCTACGGAGATCTTCCTTTCTAACACTGTATCTGAGATTAGAAACaaggagatgatgagaaaggCAAATATGAATGCTTATGGTGATAATGCGGTACTCATTGGACAGCAGGATTACAGTCAGGCCAATTACAGTCGTCCCTCCGCACAACAACAGCCTCCCGCCCTAGCTGGAAGCGGTATCAGGGCTGCCCCTCCTAGAAAAGGTGGTTTACAACTTGGTAGGAAGGCTTCGGGCTTTGGAGGAAATTCGGATGCTCAGCCATTGCTTGTTGATCCTACTCCTACAGGTATAGGTGCTGCTGCTTCAGCCTCAGCCGTTTCTGTGGCCTCCTCTACAGCTGCAGTCACCGCTGCAAAATCTCAGATTGCTAACAATGGAATCTTGATCATCACAAACGAGAAATTCTCTGCCCAAATTACCAGAGACGGCTCTATAACGTCATCTGAGGTTAAAGGAGATCTTCAGATTCGAATCAACAATACGGATTATGCACACGCCAAGTTGcaactttctttgaataaaCCGGATGATGTCAACACTCAATTCAAGACGCATCCTAACATTGACAAGGCTCTCTTCCATTCTACTAGTGAGATCGGCATGAAAGATCCTTCCAGGGCATTCCCTAGCAACGATCAGACATTGGGTGTATTGCGTTGGAAGTCTGTGCCGAAATCTAGTGTTGGTGATGcaaatcttctcatccCAATTATGCTAACTACATGGGTtaacaacaacaacgatGGCACCATTGGTCTCACTTTTGAGTATGaaaatctttctttcaagttcatcGACGAGCTGACAATTGTGATACCTGTGGTCAATGCAACCATTGACTCTAGTGACTATGACAACGTTACGTTGGAGTTTGGAGACGATGGCTTACACGTGAAATTAACAGGATTGACGGAGAACCAGGAAGGTTCGCTCACTATTACATGTAaggatgttgatgatgaggaagcaTTGTTCCCTATGGAGCTCGCGTTTGATGTTACgaagaaacttgaagcCGGAGATAAAGCATGTCAAGTGAGCGTCGATGCTGTTACTAATACAAGTAATGATGAGGACCTGCCATATGACATCTATTACCGGGGTGTTAGTGAGGGTTTCTATATTGTGTGA
- the FUM1 gene encoding fumarase fum1: MLSAFTKPLSIRMASRAFSTTACTKRIETDAFGEIEVPGDKYWGAQTERSRQNFKIGGEKARMPEPVVRSFGILKKAAAIVNTELGVLDPKLSQAIQQAATEVSEGKLDEDFPLVVFQTGSGTQSNMNANEVISNRAIEILGGQLGSKKPVHPNDHVNMSQSSNDTFPTVMHIAALTQISNNLLPALQALRDSLQRKSDEFEHIIKIGRTHLQDATPLTLGQEFSGYVSQLDNGLRRVKTASESLRYLAQGGTAVGTGLNTRIGFAEKIAEQITKLTGIQFYTAPNKFEALAAHDAIVEVSGALNTVAASLFKIAQDIRYLGSGPRCGYHELSLPENEPGSSIMPGKVNPTQNEALTMVCTQVFGNNSTITFAGASGQFELNVFKPVLIANLLSSIRLIGDGCNSFRVHCVDGIKANEDRINYLMQQSLMLVTALSPKIGYDKASKIAKNANKRGLTLKESALELGYLTSEEFDDAVKPEEMLGPKA; this comes from the coding sequence ATGCTTTCTGCTTTCACCAAACCATTATCTATTAGAATGGCATCGAGAGCCTTTTCTACAACAGCTTGTACAAAGCGTATTGAGACGGATGCTTTTGGAGAGATCGAGGTGCCTGGTGACAAATACTGGGGTGCTCAAACGGAGCGTTCACGCCAGAACTTCAAGattggaggagaaaaggCCCGGATGCCCGAGCCTGTCGTCAGATCCTTTGgtatcttgaagaaggctgCGGCCATTGTCAATACTGAATTAGGTGTTCTAGACCCTAAACTCTCCCAAGCCATTCAACAGGCTGCCACAGAGGTTTCTGAGGGTAAATTGGACGAAGACTTCCCATTGGTTGTTTTCCAGACTGGTTCTGGTACCCAGTCCAATATGAATGCCAACGAGGTTATCTCTAATAGGGCCATTGAAATTCTGGGTGGCCAACTAGGCTCTAAGAAGCCTGTTCACCCCAATGACCACGTGAACATGTCTCAGTCATCTAATGATACATTTCCTACGGTGATGCACATTGCCGCGTTAACTCAGATTTCAAATAACTTGCTTCCAGCTTTACAGGCGCTAAGGGACTCGTTGCAGAGGAAATCTGACGAGTTCGAGCATATCATCAAGATTGGAAGGACCCATTTGCAGGACGCTACTCCTTTGACTTTGGGACAGGAGTTCTCTGGTTATGTTTCTCAGCTAGACAATGGCCTTAGACGTGTCAAGACCGCTTCTGAGTCTCTCAGATATTTAGCCCAAGGTGGTACCGCTGTCGGTACTGGATTGAATACTAGAATCGGATTTGCCGAGAAGATTGCTGAACAGATTACTAAGTTGACTGGGATCCAGTTTTATACTGCACCAAATAAGTTTGAGGCTCTTGCTGCACACGACGCTATCGTTGAGGTGTCTGGTGCCTTAAACACCGTTGCTgcctctcttttcaagatcGCCCAGGATATAAGATACTTGGGATCCGGTCCAAGATGCGGTTACCACGAATTATCCTTGCCTGAAAACGAACCCGGTTCGTCCATTATGCCAGGTAAAGTCAACCCTACTCAAAATGAGGCTTTGACTATGGTGTGCACTCAGGTTTTTGGTAACAACTCTACTATTACTTTTGCCGGTGCTTCTGGTCAGTTCGAACTAAACGTTTTCAAGCCAGTTTTGATTGCCAACTTACTTTCCTCTATCAGATTGATCGGTGATGGATGCAATTCATTCCGTGTTCACTGCGTGGATGGTATTAAGGCCAATGAGGATCGTATCAACTACTTAATGCAGCAGTCTTTGATGTTGGTTACTGCTTTGAGTCCTAAGATCGGCTATGATAAAGCCTCCAAGATTGCAAAAAATGCCAACAAGAGGGGACTTACTTTAAAGGAATCTGCTCTCGAACTAGGCTATTTGACCTCTGAGGAATTCGACGACGCCGTTAAACCTGAGGAAATGCTTGGTCCAAAGGCTTAA
- a CDS encoding uncharacterized protein (MEROPS:MER0000496~BUSCO:EOG09340NRT) — translation MLTFHLLAKKQFRFAARMCPRLLSRNASWLSDIQTRAVLAKGKPIFSSRKLNPLRSAPAPALVDIPIQNMFQGRVSTVSGPDSMISPSFFTSSDNLFYSQTPLLMRRSNDHDKKDDQTDTSEKPKDKDDDIDTSDKETPKSNDVPDSKPTPKPAKSSRKASKTSHVASAGASGAAGSSNGSKGGDSGDGPRPKPKAKPHNVVELPEVYPKIIALPISRRPLFPGFYKAVIISDINVIKAIKESLDRQYPFIGCFLFKDENMESDVIESKDQVYDTGVLAQITSNVYTKDSETGVETLTTVLYPHKRIRIDELYPPLTHSEKAIVPEIDAKTIAENVANKSADNSKQIIEGITGEKEGDEPQKSVEPSEIISAAEKEENSNDSLASPADEEDNPTVFLEKYPITLVNVSNVEDEKYEKNDPVINSLTAAILEVLKDMSSLNKSFSDQLATFSASLHSDIFNCPEKLADFAAAVTAGDQKDLQEILECPDVAKRLEKALTVLKKELMNKEMQKKIEKDIEERMTKRHREYHLNEQLKWIKKELGIDDGREKLIAKYNERAKKLHMPPDVKKAYDDEINKLQTLEPMMSEFTVTRNYLDWLTQIPWGKQSKDNYSIKRAKKVLNDDHYGLDDVKDRILEFIAVGKLLDKINGKIICFVGPPGVGKTSIGKSIAKALNRKFYRFSVGGLSDVAEIKGHRRTYVGAIPGRVVQALKKTETENPLILIDEIDKMSRTHSVNGGDPSAALLELLDPEQNSAFLDNYMDVPVDLSKVLFVCTANTLNTIPLPLLDRMEVIEISGYIEDEKIKIAEKYLAPEAKKHAGLEHVKVDITEDALKSLIKSYCRESGVRNLKKQIEKIYRKAALNVVETVGDPEGEEAESVVEESQEKEIEKREAAEAKKEADTEAEIEAEKNLKEDPATVYGKKTASEVKKDEKADVLFKSQKPEKEAVAKKIRDKVTRIVVPDDYSVQITPDNLKDYVGPPVFISDRMYQTTPPGVAMGLAWTSMGGCALYMESVLEHVLSRDSHPKVERTGQLGDVMKESVSIAYSFAKGFMAREFPENKFFDKAQIHLHCPEGATPKDGPSAGVTITSSFLSLALNRPLRPDVAMTGEITLTGKVLRIGGLKEKTLAAKRSGVKTILFPKDNEVDWKELSENVREGLTPIPVDWYSDVFKALFSVSKEEGNNVWKKEFDDIKEEEDKERQRIRQS, via the coding sequence ATGTTAacctttcatcttctggcCAAGAAGCAGTTTAGGTTTGCTGCAAGGATGTGTCCCAGACTGTTGTCCAGAAATGCCTCTTGGCTTTCTGACATCCAAACTCGTGCCGTTCTTGCAAAGGGAAAACCAATATTTAGTTCCCGCAAACTGAACCCTTTAAGGTCTGCCCCTGCCCCTGCCCTAGTTGACATACCTATTCAGAATATGTTCCAAGGAAGAGTGTCCACCGTGTCTGGTCCAGACTCCATGATCAGCCCGTCTTTTTTCACCTCTTCAGACAACCTATTCTACTCTCAAACTCCTCTTCTCATGAGGAGAAGCAACGATCATGACaaaaaagatgatcaaaCCGATACATCCGAAAAGCCAAAGGACAAAGACGATGATATTGACACTTCTGACAAAGAAACTCCTAAATCAAACGATGTCCCTGATTCAAAGCCTACCCCAAAGCCTGCgaaatcttccagaaaagcTTCAAAGACCTCTCATGTTGCTTCTGCAGGTGCTTCCGGTGCTGCCGGTTCGTCAAACGGCTCGAAAGGCGGTGATTCTGGTGACGGCCCTCGTCCCAAACCGAAGGCTAAGCCTCATAATGTTGTCGAGCTTCCTGAAGTTTACCCTAAAATTATAGCTCTTCCAATATCTCGTCGTCCACTATTTCCTGGATTCTACAAAGCTGTGATCATCTCTGATATAAATGTTATTAAGGCTATAAAGGAGTCCCTTGATCGCCAATATCCGTTTATTggttgttttcttttcaaagatgaGAACATGGAGAGTGATGTCATTGAATCCAAGGACCAAGTTTACGACACTGGTGTTTTGGCTCAGATTACTTCCAATGTTTACACCAAAGATAGTGAAACTGGTGTTGAGACGTTAACTACTGTTCTTTATCCCCATAAGCGTATTAGAATTGACGAACTGTATCCTCCTCTCACACATTCTGAAAAGGCTATTGTTCCTGAAATTGATGCTAAGACGATCGCTGAGAATGTCGCAAACAAAAGTGCTGACAACAGCAAACAGATTATTGAGGGAATTACAGGTGAAAAGGAAGGTGACGAACCCCAAAAGTCTGTGGAACCTTCAGAGATAATATCAGCCgcagagaaggaagagaactCTAATGACAGTTTGGCATCTCCGGCCGACGAAGAGGACAATCCGACTGTTTTCTTAGAGAAATATCCGATTACTTTGGTTAACGTTTCGAacgttgaagatgaaaagtaCGAGAAGAACGATCCGGTGATCAATTCTCTTACTGCTGCAATTTTGGAAGTTTTGAAAGACATGTCTTCTCTCAACAAGTCGTTTAGCGATCAGTTGGCTACTTTCAGTGCTTCATTACACAGCGATATCTTCAACTGCCCCGAGAAATTGGCTGATTTCGCTGCCGCTGTCACTGCGGGAGACcaaaaagatcttcaagagatttTAGAGTGCCCAGATGTTGCTAAGAGATTGGAAAAGGCTCTCACAGTActaaagaaagaactgATGAACAAGGAAATgcaaaagaagattgaaaaggATATCGAGGAGAGGATGACCAAGCGTCATAGAGAATACCATCTTAACGAACAATTGAAGTGGATCAAGAAGGAGCTTggaattgatgatggaCGTGAAAAACTAATTGCCAAGTATAATGAAAGGGCCAAGAAGTTGCACATGCCTCCCGATGTTAAAAAAGCTTATGACGATGAAATCAACAAATTGCAAACCTTGGAACCAATGATGTCCGAGTTCACCGTCACTAGAAACTACTTGGATTGGTTAACGCAGATACCTTGGGGTAAGCAGTCCAAAGATAACTACAGCATTAAAAGAGCCAAAAAAGTTCTAAATGATGATCATTATGGATTGGATGATGTTAAAGACCGTATTCTTGAGTTCATTGCCGTCGGAAAGCTTCTTGATAAGATCAACGGTAAGATTATCTGTTTTGTTGGACCTCCCGGCGTTGGTAAAACGTCTATTGGTAAATCCATTGCCAAAGCATTGAATCGTAAATTTTATAGATTTTCCGTTGGTGGTTTGAGCGATGTTGCAGAGATAAAGGGTCACAGAAGAACTTACGTGGGTGCCATTCCTGGTAGAGTCGTGCAAGCCTTGAAGAAAACTGAGACAGAGAATCCCCTGATTCTTATCGATGAGATTGATAAAATGTCGAGGACCCATAGTGTTAATGGAGGTGATCCTTCTGCTGCATTGCTTGAATTGTTGGATCCTGAGCAAAACAGTGCATTTTTGGATAACTACATGGATGTTCCAGTTGATCTTTCTAAGGTACTTTTTGTTTGTACTGCCAACACATTGAACACCATTCCGTTGCCACTTTTAGATCGTATGGAAGTGATTGAGATTTCTGGCTacattgaagatgagaagataaAGATCGCCGAGAAGTACTTGGCACCAGAGGCTAAGAAACACGCCGGTTTGGAGCACGTCAAGGTGGATATTACTGAGGATGCTCTGAAAAGCTTGATCAAAAGTTACTGTCGTGAAAGTGGTGTTCGAAACTTAAAAAAACAGATTGAAAAAATCTACCGTAAGGCTGCCTTAAATGTTGTCGAGACCGTGGGAGATCCAGAGGgagaagaggcagaatCAGTTGTCGAGGAGAGccaagagaaggagatcgAGAAGAGAGAGGCTGCAGAGGCTAAGAAGGAGGCCGACACGGAGGCTGAGATTGAGGCCGAGAAGAACCTCAAAGAAGATCCCGCTACTGTATACGGTAAGAAGACAGCTTCTGAAGTTAAGAAGGACGAGAAAGCAGACGTGCTCTTCAAGTCTCAGAAGCctgaaaaagaagctgttgcaaagaagatcagaGATAAAGTTACTAGGATCGTAGTTCCAGACGATTACTCTGTTCAGATCACTCCCGACAACTTGAAGGACTACGTAGGACCACCTGTGTTTATCTCAGACAGGATGTATCAGACAACACCACCGGGTGTGGCCATGGGATTGGCCTGGACCTCGATGGGAGGCTGCGCATTGTATATGGAATCTGTTTTAGAGCATGTTCTTTCCCGGGATTCGCATCCTAAGGTGGAGCGAACAGGTCAGTTGGGTGATGTCATGAAGGAATCTGTGAGTATTGCATACTCTTTTGCCAAAGGCTTCATGGCACGTGAGTTTCCCGAAAACAAGTTTTTCGACAAAGCTCAAATCCATTTACATTGCCCAGAAGGTGCCACTCCAAAGGACGGACCTTCTGCTGGTGTCACAATTACCTCCTCATTCCTTTCGTTGGCATTAAATAGACCGTTAAGGCCTGACGTGGCTATGACGGGTGAGATCACCTTGACAGGTAAAGTGTTGAGGATTGGTGGTTTAAAGGAGAAGACTTTAGCTGCCAAGAGATCTGGCGTTAAGACAATCCTCTTCCCGAAGGACAACGAGGTTGATTGGAAAGAGTTATCAGAAAACGTTCGTGAGGGTTTAACACCAATTCCTGTTGACTGGTATTCAGATGTGTTTAAGGCATTGTTTTCAGTCAGCAAAGAGGAGGGTAACAATGTGtggaagaaggagttcGACGACattaaagaggaagaggataAAGAAAGGCAAAGAATTCGTCAATCATGA